One part of the Sorangiineae bacterium MSr11954 genome encodes these proteins:
- the lysA gene encoding diaminopimelate decarboxylase — MPLSELVRSGTLRTPSYVYDLDAIAAEARELHQGFGSEAHLVAFAVKANSAGPVVRTLAAEGCGADVVSGAELDVAIACGVAPSSIVYNGVAKRDDEIDKALGVGILAIQIESVEEIGRVAARARALGLDRRAQISLRINPAVDFDALETHANIATGHDEAKFGIAQEDLPRALEIIRGAPEVRLVGLGHHIGSQIPTVQAYRTAARTLFSLAAAFAGNGSLRDKLLFLDTGGGFGIDYGAGRPPRPREFVQAALEERKLCELADIPLLVEPGRSLVGSHGMLISRVVQAKSSSVRGTTRRWLMIDAGMNDLIRPALYQARHRVVPLDTNGASADFTATLWRVVGPVCESSDDFGVHALPDTAPTYVALLDAGAYGFTMSNQYNGRALPDEVFLRGGQVVAVSRAKSQDDWVADRIAIGR; from the coding sequence GTGCCGCTCTCGGAACTGGTGCGTTCGGGAACCCTCCGAACCCCGAGCTACGTCTACGATCTGGACGCCATCGCGGCCGAAGCGCGCGAGCTGCACCAGGGGTTCGGCTCCGAAGCGCACCTCGTGGCCTTTGCCGTCAAGGCAAACTCCGCGGGCCCGGTGGTGCGCACCCTCGCGGCCGAGGGCTGCGGCGCCGACGTGGTGAGCGGCGCGGAGCTCGACGTCGCCATCGCCTGCGGCGTGGCGCCGAGCTCCATCGTCTACAACGGGGTCGCCAAGCGCGACGACGAGATCGACAAGGCCCTCGGCGTCGGCATCCTCGCCATTCAAATCGAGAGCGTGGAGGAGATCGGTCGCGTGGCCGCGCGCGCGCGCGCGCTCGGTCTGGATCGGCGCGCGCAGATCTCGCTGCGGATCAACCCCGCCGTGGACTTCGACGCGCTGGAGACGCACGCCAACATTGCCACCGGCCACGACGAGGCCAAGTTCGGCATCGCGCAGGAGGATCTGCCGCGCGCGCTCGAAATCATCCGGGGCGCGCCCGAGGTTCGGCTGGTGGGGCTGGGGCATCACATCGGCTCCCAGATCCCGACGGTGCAGGCGTACCGCACGGCCGCGCGCACGCTCTTTTCGCTGGCGGCGGCGTTCGCGGGCAACGGCTCCCTTCGCGACAAGCTCCTCTTCCTCGACACGGGCGGCGGCTTCGGCATCGACTACGGCGCCGGCCGTCCGCCGCGCCCGCGCGAGTTCGTGCAGGCCGCGCTGGAAGAGCGCAAGCTCTGCGAGCTCGCCGACATACCGCTCTTGGTGGAGCCGGGGCGCTCGCTGGTGGGGTCGCACGGCATGCTCATTTCGCGCGTGGTGCAGGCCAAGTCGAGCAGCGTGCGCGGGACCACGCGGCGCTGGCTGATGATCGACGCCGGCATGAACGATCTCATCCGCCCTGCCCTCTACCAGGCACGCCACCGGGTCGTTCCGCTCGACACCAACGGCGCCTCCGCCGATTTTACCGCCACCTTGTGGCGCGTGGTCGGGCCGGTGTGCGAGAGCTCGGACGACTTCGGCGTCCATGCCCTTCCCGACACGGCGCCCACCTATGTGGCCTTGCTCGACGCCGGCGCCTACGGCTTCACCATGTCGAATCAGTACAACGGTCGCGCGCTCCCCGACGAAGTGTTCCTTCGCGGAGGGCAGGTCGTGG